Proteins from a single region of Paenibacillus sp. BIHB 4019:
- a CDS encoding beta-galactosidase: protein MSKRHAIIFYDSSFPIALEPSAQLDGLLAGAGRVVRADELAEALGTAEEGCFINMHAPYFPKQAWSAIIGYLRRGGSLISLGGAPFKRPVRRGEAGEWLVESEQTAYHRELHIHEMLPVAAAPIAALAAAEDLPLLAGREALFSVTPTWNLVPHVTKSSDLPHQMGSAGPMDAHIYPLLKGISATGREVAAPVVLWENTKGAFAGARWLFVNQPLTNAFWQEGGAAELGRWAAFCAAGVTELWLKPNYASFEPGERAMLTLQVQQLRRELECGEVSAFEETKLQPADNEAAPRQQAASVGQADLYPAAEWDFAITVEHENSQQKWAYRLQQRAGKQQQILRLPVPLELQSGYYRVVCRAESTLGEVRILRQGFWGFDQELLAQGSPVTSGRDYFQKDGRPLPVVGMTYMTSDVARKFLFLPNASVWDRDMAQMRKAGINWIRTGIWTAYRNVMQVDGHASEEALRSIDAFLLTAKRHGLQVTFTFFSFTPETWEGLNPYLDPRSVEAQKRFVRAIVSRHKQTMNVDWDLINEPSMFDPPRIFSNGPRSARDPFEQKAYTAWLKKRHGSLAQLQELWNMSPEQLPSYEAAVPPEPEEINFDVQDMHQGKNGTRWLDYVLFSMDMHNRWAKQLYEAIKDECPNHMVTVGQDEALGAQRPSPFFYEEAADYTTVHSWWLNDNLVWDSLFAKTANKPNVVQETGIMYVETPDGRAKRSEAELHSLLERKYAYAFATGGAGAVQWIWNTNFYMDNANESHIGALRADGTEKPEADVSYDFGSFMEQIRDLFEDRQLENTAVLFPYSNDFSNRKLAFDATTRATRVLAYELNTPFRGASEYHLQELEANPPKLLIVPSAHNLDDAAFGRLIALVERAGVTLLWMGPISLDAYWKASDRCSGLLGRAELRNVQREEQLRIGEATFPVSYGNRRIAEVWKEVPISSAASSEAAAVDASAVHRAANDGDQLVELTVGKGRLLWSPLPLELNERTEPIKELYRYALDSAGCEQELNWLQGGQLPGVYGRKLTFKSGALFVFVSESGFDARIEVQDPATEGRYAFSLEKERSVLFATDASGKLLAVYRPHQVEVAVTLPDQHEERRGAQ, encoded by the coding sequence ATGAGCAAGCGCCATGCCATCATTTTTTATGATTCGTCCTTCCCGATAGCCTTGGAACCTTCTGCCCAGTTAGATGGTCTGCTCGCAGGAGCAGGCCGCGTTGTCCGGGCAGACGAGCTTGCGGAAGCGCTTGGTACTGCGGAAGAAGGCTGCTTCATTAATATGCACGCCCCTTATTTTCCAAAACAAGCATGGAGCGCGATTATCGGCTATTTGCGGCGCGGCGGCAGCTTGATCAGCTTGGGCGGCGCGCCGTTCAAGCGCCCCGTTCGCCGCGGCGAGGCAGGCGAGTGGCTGGTAGAGTCGGAGCAGACAGCCTATCACCGCGAGCTTCATATTCATGAAATGCTGCCAGTGGCCGCTGCTCCGATAGCTGCGCTTGCAGCCGCGGAGGATCTTCCTCTGCTGGCAGGCAGGGAAGCGCTGTTTAGTGTGACGCCAACCTGGAATCTGGTGCCGCATGTGACAAAAAGCAGCGATTTGCCGCATCAAATGGGCTCTGCCGGGCCGATGGACGCGCATATTTATCCGCTGCTGAAAGGCATTTCCGCCACAGGGCGCGAGGTAGCAGCGCCTGTGGTGCTGTGGGAGAATACGAAGGGAGCATTCGCTGGCGCACGCTGGCTGTTCGTTAACCAGCCGCTGACGAATGCGTTCTGGCAGGAAGGCGGAGCAGCCGAGCTGGGCCGTTGGGCCGCTTTTTGTGCCGCTGGCGTAACAGAGCTGTGGCTGAAGCCGAACTATGCTTCCTTCGAGCCTGGCGAGCGGGCGATGCTGACGCTGCAGGTGCAGCAGCTTCGCCGCGAGCTTGAGTGCGGCGAGGTTTCGGCATTTGAGGAGACAAAGCTCCAGCCAGCTGATAATGAGGCTGCTCCAAGGCAGCAAGCGGCTAGTGTTGGACAGGCTGACTTGTACCCAGCCGCGGAGTGGGATTTTGCTATAACGGTCGAGCATGAAAACTCGCAGCAGAAATGGGCATACCGCTTGCAGCAGAGGGCAGGCAAGCAGCAGCAGATATTAAGGCTGCCCGTGCCGCTTGAGCTGCAAAGCGGCTACTATAGGGTTGTGTGCCGAGCAGAATCGACTTTGGGCGAGGTGCGGATTTTGCGCCAAGGCTTCTGGGGCTTTGACCAGGAGCTGCTTGCTCAGGGAAGCCCGGTGACGAGCGGACGGGATTATTTTCAGAAGGATGGGCGTCCGCTGCCTGTAGTCGGCATGACGTATATGACGTCGGACGTGGCGCGGAAATTTCTGTTTCTGCCGAATGCTTCAGTATGGGACCGCGACATGGCGCAAATGCGCAAAGCGGGCATCAACTGGATTCGCACGGGCATTTGGACCGCGTACCGCAATGTGATGCAGGTGGATGGGCATGCGTCAGAAGAGGCGCTGCGTTCGATTGATGCTTTTCTGCTGACGGCAAAACGTCATGGCTTGCAGGTAACCTTTACCTTCTTCTCCTTTACGCCGGAAACGTGGGAAGGGTTAAACCCTTATCTCGATCCGCGCAGCGTCGAGGCGCAGAAGCGCTTCGTGCGCGCGATCGTTTCCCGCCACAAGCAGACGATGAATGTCGACTGGGATTTGATCAATGAGCCATCGATGTTTGATCCGCCGCGCATTTTCTCGAATGGACCTCGTTCAGCGCGCGACCCTTTTGAACAGAAGGCCTATACCGCTTGGCTGAAAAAGCGCCATGGATCGCTTGCACAGCTTCAAGAGCTGTGGAATATGTCCCCGGAGCAGCTGCCTAGCTATGAAGCGGCTGTACCGCCAGAGCCGGAAGAAATCAACTTCGATGTGCAGGATATGCACCAAGGGAAAAATGGCACGCGCTGGCTCGATTATGTGCTGTTCTCGATGGACATGCACAATCGCTGGGCGAAGCAATTGTATGAGGCGATTAAAGACGAATGTCCGAACCATATGGTAACGGTCGGCCAGGATGAGGCGCTTGGCGCACAGCGTCCTTCGCCCTTTTTCTACGAGGAAGCCGCTGATTATACGACAGTCCACTCCTGGTGGCTCAACGACAATCTCGTGTGGGACAGCTTGTTTGCCAAAACAGCAAACAAACCAAATGTCGTTCAGGAAACCGGCATTATGTATGTGGAGACGCCAGATGGCAGAGCGAAGCGTTCGGAAGCTGAGCTTCACAGCCTGCTGGAGCGCAAATATGCGTATGCTTTTGCGACAGGCGGAGCTGGGGCAGTGCAGTGGATTTGGAATACGAACTTCTATATGGACAATGCCAATGAATCGCATATCGGCGCGCTGCGAGCAGATGGAACGGAAAAGCCGGAAGCGGATGTATCGTATGATTTTGGCAGCTTTATGGAGCAAATTCGGGACTTATTCGAGGATCGCCAGCTGGAGAATACGGCGGTATTGTTCCCGTATTCCAACGATTTCTCCAATCGCAAGCTGGCGTTTGATGCGACAACGCGCGCGACGCGGGTACTGGCTTATGAGCTAAATACGCCATTCCGCGGCGCATCGGAATATCATCTGCAGGAGCTGGAGGCGAATCCGCCGAAGCTGCTCATTGTGCCGAGTGCGCATAACTTAGATGATGCGGCATTTGGTCGCCTTATTGCACTTGTAGAGCGAGCGGGCGTTACGTTATTATGGATGGGACCAATAAGCTTGGACGCTTACTGGAAAGCGAGCGATCGCTGCTCTGGGCTGCTTGGCAGGGCGGAGCTGCGCAATGTGCAGCGCGAGGAACAGCTGCGCATTGGCGAAGCCACTTTCCCTGTTTCATATGGCAATCGCCGGATAGCCGAAGTATGGAAAGAGGTTCCGATTAGCAGTGCTGCTTCGAGTGAAGCGGCTGCCGTTGATGCTTCCGCTGTTCATCGAGCAGCGAATGATGGCGACCAACTGGTTGAGCTGACCGTAGGCAAGGGACGCCTGTTATGGAGCCCGCTGCCGCTGGAGCTGAACGAGCGTACGGAGCCGATTAAGGAGCTGTATCGCTATGCGCTTGACTCGGCAGGCTGCGAGCAGGAGCTGAATTGGCTGCAAGGCGGCCAGTTGCCTGGCGTTTATGGGCGCAAGCTTACATTTAAGAGCGGCGCGCTATTCGTATTCGTATCCGAATCCGGATTCGACGCGAGAATTGAAGTGCAAGACCCGGCGACGGAGGGGCGGTACGCTTTTTCACTGGAAAAGGAACGCTCTGTGCTGTTCGCAACGGATGCAAGCGGCAAGCTGCTCGCCGTCTATCGCCCGCATCAAGTAGAGGTAGCGGTTACGCTGCCCGATCAACATGAAGAAAGAAGAGGTGCGCAGTAA
- a CDS encoding glycoside hydrolase family 125 protein — MEQFRLPKIPLPELALPQAVQEVLQEAEQKLAHRPKLLQLFKNCFPNTLETTTKKMDDGTTFIITGDIPAMWLRDSVEQVIHYVPLAKNDVELQRIISGLIKRHMANIQIDPYANAFNESANDWHWNTTDETDMSPWVWERKFELDSICFSMRLAYAYWKETELTDIFDSGFKAAMRRIVELWKTEQRHFELSPYRFVRDNGIPTDSLRNSGMGMPVNYTGMIWSGFRPSDDACDFHYNIPANMFAVVTLRQMREMAEWVFRDMDFVKELKQLEDDVEHGIQLYGIYRHPEFGPIYAYETDGFGNYCLMDDAGTPGLLSITYLGYTTADDPIYQNTRKFALSKENPFYYEGKIAKGIGSPHTPPGYIWHMALSMQGITADNDEEKLAMIAMLEATDADTGFMHEGFHSDDPAIFTRKWFAWSNSLFSQLVYRAMKDGLL, encoded by the coding sequence ATGGAACAATTCAGATTGCCAAAAATCCCGCTGCCAGAGCTTGCTCTGCCGCAAGCGGTTCAAGAGGTATTGCAAGAAGCCGAGCAGAAGCTGGCGCACCGCCCGAAGCTGCTTCAGCTGTTCAAAAACTGCTTTCCTAACACACTGGAAACGACGACGAAAAAAATGGATGATGGCACAACCTTCATCATTACGGGAGATATTCCCGCGATGTGGCTGCGCGACTCGGTCGAGCAGGTCATTCATTATGTGCCGCTGGCGAAAAATGATGTGGAGCTGCAGCGTATCATTAGCGGCTTGATCAAGCGCCATATGGCCAATATTCAGATTGATCCTTATGCGAATGCCTTTAATGAGTCGGCCAATGACTGGCATTGGAATACGACGGATGAGACGGACATGTCGCCTTGGGTATGGGAGCGCAAGTTCGAGCTGGATTCGATCTGCTTCTCGATGCGCCTAGCTTATGCGTATTGGAAAGAGACAGAGCTGACCGATATTTTTGACTCGGGCTTTAAGGCAGCGATGCGCCGCATTGTGGAGCTGTGGAAAACCGAGCAGCGCCACTTCGAGCTTTCCCCTTACCGTTTTGTAAGGGACAATGGCATTCCTACCGATTCGCTGCGCAATAGCGGAATGGGCATGCCGGTCAATTATACCGGAATGATCTGGTCGGGCTTCCGCCCAAGCGACGACGCTTGCGACTTCCACTACAACATTCCGGCGAACATGTTTGCGGTTGTAACGCTGCGGCAGATGAGAGAGATGGCCGAGTGGGTATTCCGCGATATGGACTTTGTGAAGGAGCTTAAGCAGCTTGAAGATGATGTCGAGCATGGCATTCAGCTGTATGGCATTTACCGTCACCCGGAGTTTGGCCCTATTTATGCTTATGAGACGGACGGATTCGGCAACTATTGCCTGATGGATGACGCTGGAACGCCGGGCTTGCTCTCGATTACTTATTTGGGCTACACGACCGCTGATGATCCAATTTACCAAAACACGCGCAAATTCGCGCTGAGCAAAGAAAATCCTTTTTATTATGAAGGGAAAATCGCCAAAGGCATCGGAAGCCCGCATACGCCGCCAGGCTATATTTGGCATATGGCGCTTTCGATGCAGGGTATTACTGCGGATAACGACGAGGAAAAGCTGGCCATGATTGCCATGCTGGAAGCAACTGATGCCGATACCGGCTTTATGCATGAAGGCTTCCATTCGGACGATCCAGCCATATTCACGCGGAAATGGTTCGCTTGGTCGAACAGCTTGTTCTCGCAGCTCGTTTATCGGGCGATGAAGGATGGACTGCTATGA
- a CDS encoding carbohydrate ABC transporter permease, with amino-acid sequence MSVGTIKSRDFHKLSPAWNFIFHAVAGIFALLCVFPFLFVTIISFTDEATLASNGYQIIPEKWSVEAYRYLFKAGDQLLRSYGVTITITIVGTIIGVVCSALFAYAISRRNFKYRNFFAFFAFFTMLFNGGLVPTYIVMTQLLGLKDSLWALILPLAVNAFYIMILRTFFSTMVPDAIIESGKIDGAGEFGIFFRLVLPLSLPGLATIGLFCTLGYWNDWFNALLYIDSPNLVPLQSMLMRIENSMQFIMKNSQNASLSVGVLQSMPQDTSRMAMVVLATGPIVFAYPFFQRYFIQGLTVGAVKE; translated from the coding sequence TTTTATTTTTCATGCCGTGGCCGGTATTTTTGCCTTGTTATGCGTATTTCCTTTCCTGTTCGTGACGATTATTTCCTTCACGGATGAGGCGACGCTGGCAAGCAATGGCTATCAGATTATTCCGGAGAAATGGAGTGTGGAAGCTTACCGCTATTTATTCAAGGCAGGCGACCAACTGCTCCGCTCCTATGGCGTGACGATTACGATTACAATTGTAGGCACGATTATCGGTGTCGTATGCTCAGCATTGTTTGCCTATGCGATATCACGGCGCAACTTTAAATATCGCAACTTTTTCGCCTTCTTTGCCTTCTTCACGATGCTGTTTAATGGCGGTCTTGTACCTACTTATATCGTCATGACGCAGCTGCTGGGGCTGAAGGATTCCTTGTGGGCACTCATTTTGCCGCTTGCGGTCAATGCCTTTTATATTATGATTTTGCGGACATTTTTCTCGACGATGGTGCCGGATGCGATTATTGAATCAGGCAAAATCGACGGCGCGGGCGAGTTCGGCATCTTCTTCCGCCTTGTTCTGCCATTATCGCTGCCAGGTCTTGCGACCATTGGCCTGTTCTGTACACTAGGCTATTGGAATGACTGGTTTAATGCGCTCTTGTACATTGATTCGCCAAATTTGGTGCCGCTGCAATCGATGCTAATGCGGATTGAGAACAGCATGCAGTTTATTATGAAAAACTCACAAAATGCGTCGCTAAGCGTAGGCGTCCTGCAATCGATGCCGCAGGATACATCGCGGATGGCGATGGTTGTGCTGGCAACCGGACCGATCGTATTCGCTTACCCGTTCTTCCAACGTTATTTCATTCAAGGTTTGACGGTAGGCGCTGTTAAGGAATAA
- a CDS encoding AAA family ATPase — MDNTKFFNFKFVNRKLEQEKLKSFYNHELSSNVMWLSGPSGVGKSYLIEHTLKQVSNQKIIRLDLSSADQNINCLKQLLSLLQDSTKLSFKDFIKNNYTSVLDITKNVISILFKTKGIDVDIDGLLNFVFDKTAAFVENEKQKHQSGFIVIQNYINHILSEGNMIIYIDNFTNCDSKSLEIISELLGSYIGNSGICFLLTTTNEKFNERTDISKILIEKIKLEHLKINPFSNQEYFNEILLHIFDLNHTDDEDLSALFSACEGSPEKLRSTLRNLYYHDGITGSVEKNNARIVADKFKEIISKKTTFLDVDKLSEVEKMILRGILGFGKIINTNVLEEITRFLNEKLFKMSEITHIDFLMSLEKLSNTKIINISIENNVKKVRIEHDLIYRTLIMRLESPIYQPLVNFYLYNFLEMNVVFLKENNLSNDDISYLIAWHAFRGEVSNWEEINLKYGLSRFQNNQFNDAILIFDRLKAHFRNFTNENLLEIATCYYENGKYADAKDIFNFIDAESLETKLRYNYYYFYGKTENMLMNKQVAINYFQQALNNAEGEQEKEIMSLNMKQLALLETPNGREGALKIFNDIALNLTEERMQSRATGYLLRTCINFYSGNKAIDFLEAAEKIAELNQDSVEKAFIQNNKGFEWFKQNKSTEACDAFNNSIELLSPIKIHEISYPLNNLAVCSMVKGKYAEAIKYLNKAKFWNNSKYAELTIKTHLAVCYSQEKEYEKAGTEIDKLYEIIKSGNVIDSTIIRKICINLAIINKQLGKIDLAKECIEMGYAYAQNTSTAYRANQLIKELSPHFAGINTTSETGGTYCLEAIFEPWFITFTHD, encoded by the coding sequence ATGGATAACACAAAGTTTTTTAATTTTAAATTTGTAAATAGAAAATTAGAACAAGAAAAACTAAAATCTTTTTATAATCATGAATTATCCTCAAATGTAATGTGGCTTTCTGGACCTAGCGGAGTTGGAAAATCCTATTTAATTGAACATACTTTAAAGCAAGTATCGAATCAAAAAATAATTCGGCTGGATCTATCTAGTGCAGACCAAAATATTAACTGTCTTAAACAATTATTAAGTTTACTCCAAGATAGCACAAAGCTGTCCTTTAAGGATTTTATCAAAAATAATTATACTTCCGTCCTTGATATTACAAAAAATGTTATTAGTATATTGTTTAAAACAAAAGGAATAGACGTAGATATAGATGGTTTGTTGAATTTTGTTTTTGATAAAACTGCTGCATTTGTTGAAAACGAAAAACAAAAACATCAATCAGGATTTATAGTAATACAAAATTATATAAATCATATCCTCTCTGAAGGAAACATGATTATATACATAGATAACTTTACGAATTGTGATAGTAAGTCATTAGAAATTATCTCAGAATTGCTTGGTTCATACATAGGTAATTCTGGGATTTGCTTCCTGCTCACGACAACTAACGAAAAATTCAATGAAAGAACTGATATTTCCAAAATACTAATTGAAAAAATTAAACTTGAACATTTAAAAATAAATCCGTTCTCTAATCAAGAATATTTTAATGAGATACTACTTCATATTTTTGATTTAAATCATACTGATGATGAAGATCTATCCGCTCTTTTTTCAGCATGTGAAGGTTCACCGGAAAAATTACGGTCAACACTACGCAATTTATATTATCATGATGGCATTACAGGGTCCGTAGAGAAAAATAATGCAAGAATTGTGGCTGATAAATTCAAAGAAATTATATCAAAGAAAACTACATTTCTTGATGTAGATAAGCTATCAGAAGTAGAAAAAATGATCTTAAGAGGGATTCTTGGGTTTGGAAAAATAATTAATACTAACGTGTTAGAGGAAATTACACGTTTTCTGAACGAAAAACTGTTTAAAATGAGTGAAATAACACATATAGATTTTTTGATGTCTTTAGAAAAATTAAGCAATACTAAAATTATAAATATTTCAATCGAAAATAATGTTAAAAAAGTTAGAATAGAACATGATTTAATTTATCGAACATTGATAATGCGATTAGAGAGTCCTATTTACCAACCGCTAGTAAATTTCTATTTATATAACTTCTTAGAAATGAATGTTGTATTTTTGAAGGAAAATAATTTATCGAATGACGATATTAGCTATCTAATTGCATGGCATGCATTTAGGGGCGAAGTAAGCAATTGGGAGGAGATAAATCTTAAGTATGGTTTAAGCAGGTTTCAAAATAACCAGTTTAACGATGCTATATTAATATTTGACAGACTAAAAGCTCATTTTAGAAACTTTACGAATGAGAACTTACTTGAAATAGCTACTTGTTATTATGAAAATGGTAAATATGCTGATGCAAAAGATATTTTTAATTTCATAGATGCAGAATCTCTGGAAACAAAACTTCGTTACAATTATTATTATTTTTATGGAAAAACTGAAAACATGCTGATGAATAAACAAGTAGCAATTAATTATTTTCAGCAAGCTTTAAATAATGCTGAAGGGGAACAAGAAAAGGAAATCATGTCACTAAACATGAAGCAACTAGCATTACTAGAGACGCCCAATGGTCGGGAAGGCGCTTTGAAAATATTTAATGACATAGCATTAAACTTAACGGAAGAGCGTATGCAGAGTAGAGCAACTGGTTATTTATTAAGAACATGTATAAACTTCTATAGCGGCAATAAAGCTATTGATTTTTTAGAGGCTGCTGAGAAGATTGCTGAACTTAATCAAGATAGCGTTGAGAAAGCATTTATACAAAACAATAAGGGATTTGAATGGTTCAAACAAAACAAATCTACGGAAGCTTGTGATGCTTTTAACAATTCAATTGAGCTGCTTTCGCCAATCAAAATTCATGAAATATCCTACCCGTTAAACAATCTTGCTGTTTGCTCAATGGTAAAAGGGAAATATGCTGAAGCAATTAAGTATTTGAATAAAGCAAAATTCTGGAACAATTCAAAGTACGCCGAGTTGACTATAAAAACTCATTTAGCTGTTTGTTACAGCCAAGAGAAAGAATATGAAAAGGCTGGTACAGAGATCGATAAGCTCTATGAAATAATCAAATCAGGAAATGTCATAGATTCTACTATTATAAGAAAGATATGCATAAACTTAGCGATTATAAATAAACAGTTAGGCAAAATTGATTTGGCTAAGGAATGTATTGAAATGGGTTACGCATATGCGCAAAACACGTCTACAGCTTATAGAGCAAATCAACTCATTAAAGAATTGTCCCCCCACTTTGCTGGTATAAACACTACCAGTGAAACTGGGGGTACATATTGTCTAGAAGCTATTTTTGAACCTTGGTTTATTACATTTACACATGATTAA
- a CDS encoding alpha-mannosidase, producing MASKRKAHIISHTHWDREWYLPYEKHHVLLVKLMDTLLHTLDTDPDFKSFYLDGQTIILEDYLQVRPENRERLEKYIKEGRIPIGPWYILQDAFLTSSEANLRNLQLGHQDASRYGIIAKVGYFPDTFGNIGQAPQILRQAGIDNAVFGRGVKPTGFNNTVADTGYESSFSELQWEGPDGSRVLGILFANWYCNGMEVPVDEQEAKIYWDKKLEEAEKYAATGELLFMNGCDHQPIQQDLSAALATARKLYPDTDFIHSNFEDYLAAVNSGLDRELSVVKGELRSQRTDGWSTLVNTASARVYLKQMNQLGQAMLEKVAEPLATIAHKLGQEYPHHLFTYAWKTLMQNHPHDSICGCSVDEVHREMVTRFDKSRHVAETIVTDSTQAIAEAVDTSVFASYGEAALPFVVYNTTGWARSGVVEIELDVERLYFREGLPLPEVNRRMNAVDVTGRVLVDHNGEAVACSVEDLGLQFGYDLPDDKFRQPYMCRRVKLTFDAVNVPALGLSSYAWVRNGAGEAAAPAGEAAAVAAAQRADSVVLENEWLHVAIGEDGSFDLTDKQSGLVYRGLGVYENTGDIGNEYMYKQPDGEQAITTQGVKAAIRLVEQSAYRTAYEIVHEWAVPASADETFEIEKQEAVYYPERKAQRVADMVPLTIKTVIALSSSSRSLDLQASFNNQAKDHRVRVLFPTDVETAVHHVDSIFEVAVRDNEPSAEWENPSNTQHQQAFVDVSGEQGGLVVANLGLNEYEVLRDGRNTIAVTLLRSVSELGDWGVFPTPEAQCLGEQSFRLSIIPHNGDGASSGAYAQAYQFQVPWTASQTAVHAGVLAPVGGLLAWEGDSIAFSSLKVSQQSGDAVLRWFNMKQQVAELSLSDAGFGGGNADAFKQLYKSDVLERAGEAIEVSAEQGAALAVGPCEIVTVGFKL from the coding sequence ATGGCTTCTAAAAGAAAGGCCCACATTATTTCCCACACACATTGGGATCGCGAATGGTATTTGCCGTATGAGAAGCATCATGTGCTCCTCGTTAAACTGATGGATACGCTGCTTCATACGCTGGATACGGACCCCGATTTCAAAAGCTTTTATTTGGACGGCCAGACGATCATTCTCGAAGATTATTTGCAGGTTCGCCCGGAAAATCGGGAACGCCTTGAAAAATATATTAAAGAAGGACGTATTCCGATCGGCCCTTGGTACATTTTGCAGGATGCCTTCCTGACGAGCAGCGAAGCGAATTTGCGCAATTTGCAGCTCGGCCATCAGGATGCGAGCCGTTACGGCATCATTGCGAAGGTCGGCTATTTCCCGGATACCTTCGGCAACATCGGCCAGGCGCCGCAAATTTTGCGTCAAGCAGGCATTGATAATGCGGTATTTGGCAGAGGCGTGAAGCCGACGGGCTTTAACAATACAGTAGCGGATACGGGCTATGAGTCCTCATTCTCCGAGCTGCAATGGGAAGGTCCTGACGGCTCGCGCGTGTTGGGTATTCTTTTTGCCAACTGGTATTGCAACGGCATGGAGGTTCCGGTAGACGAGCAAGAGGCGAAGATCTATTGGGACAAAAAGCTGGAGGAAGCCGAGAAATATGCGGCTACTGGCGAGCTGCTGTTCATGAACGGCTGTGATCATCAGCCTATTCAGCAGGATCTGTCTGCGGCGCTGGCGACAGCAAGAAAGCTGTATCCGGATACGGATTTTATCCACTCCAACTTTGAGGATTATTTGGCAGCGGTAAACAGCGGACTTGACCGCGAGCTTTCGGTCGTGAAGGGCGAGCTGCGCAGCCAACGTACGGATGGCTGGTCTACGCTTGTGAACACGGCTTCGGCTCGTGTTTATTTGAAGCAAATGAATCAGCTTGGCCAAGCGATGCTCGAAAAGGTAGCGGAGCCGCTTGCGACGATTGCGCACAAGCTTGGACAGGAATACCCGCATCATTTGTTTACGTATGCGTGGAAAACACTAATGCAAAACCATCCGCATGACAGCATTTGCGGCTGCAGTGTGGATGAGGTTCACCGCGAGATGGTTACTCGTTTTGACAAGAGCCGCCATGTCGCTGAAACAATCGTTACCGATAGCACGCAGGCGATTGCCGAAGCGGTGGATACATCGGTATTTGCTTCGTATGGCGAAGCTGCGCTGCCGTTCGTTGTTTATAACACGACAGGCTGGGCTCGCAGCGGCGTTGTTGAAATCGAGCTTGATGTCGAGCGTCTGTACTTCCGCGAAGGCTTGCCGCTTCCAGAAGTCAATCGCCGGATGAATGCCGTCGATGTTACTGGAAGAGTGCTTGTCGATCATAACGGCGAAGCGGTTGCTTGCTCTGTGGAGGATTTGGGGCTGCAATTTGGGTACGACTTGCCGGATGACAAGTTCCGCCAGCCTTATATGTGCCGCCGAGTTAAGCTGACGTTTGATGCGGTGAACGTGCCAGCGCTTGGACTGTCGTCTTATGCATGGGTTCGCAATGGCGCTGGAGAAGCTGCAGCACCAGCAGGCGAAGCGGCTGCGGTTGCAGCGGCTCAGCGTGCGGATTCGGTCGTGCTGGAAAATGAATGGCTGCATGTCGCCATCGGTGAAGATGGCTCGTTCGATTTGACGGACAAGCAGAGCGGTCTAGTGTATCGCGGTCTTGGCGTGTATGAGAACACAGGCGATATCGGCAATGAATATATGTACAAGCAGCCGGATGGCGAGCAGGCGATTACGACGCAAGGCGTGAAAGCAGCGATTCGTCTGGTGGAGCAAAGCGCTTACCGTACTGCTTATGAAATCGTGCATGAATGGGCGGTTCCGGCTTCTGCCGATGAAACGTTTGAGATCGAGAAGCAGGAGGCTGTTTATTACCCTGAGCGCAAAGCACAGCGTGTTGCGGACATGGTACCGTTGACGATTAAGACGGTTATTGCGCTTTCCAGCAGCTCCAGAAGCCTAGACTTACAAGCTTCGTTCAATAATCAGGCGAAGGATCATCGCGTGCGCGTATTGTTCCCGACGGATGTAGAGACAGCGGTTCATCATGTGGATTCGATTTTTGAAGTAGCTGTGCGTGACAATGAGCCTTCGGCCGAGTGGGAAAATCCGAGCAATACGCAGCATCAGCAAGCTTTTGTTGATGTGAGCGGCGAGCAGGGCGGCCTTGTTGTAGCGAACCTTGGCTTGAATGAATACGAAGTGCTGCGCGATGGCCGCAATACGATTGCCGTTACGCTGCTTCGTTCAGTTTCCGAGCTTGGCGACTGGGGCGTATTCCCGACACCAGAAGCCCAGTGTCTGGGCGAGCAAAGCTTCCGTTTGTCGATCATTCCGCATAACGGCGATGGCGCTTCATCAGGCGCTTATGCGCAGGCTTATCAGTTCCAAGTGCCTTGGACGGCGAGCCAGACAGCGGTTCATGCAGGCGTGCTTGCACCAGTTGGGGGCTTGCTTGCTTGGGAAGGCGACAGCATTGCGTTCTCCTCGCTGAAAGTAAGCCAGCAGTCTGGTGATGCTGTGCTTCGCTGGTTTAATATGAAGCAGCAGGTAGCAGAGCTTAGCTTGTCGGATGCAGGCTTTGGCGGCGGCAACGCTGATGCGTTCAAGCAGCTTTATAAGAGCGACGTGTTGGAGCGTGCTGGAGAAGCAATCGAAGTGAGCGCGGAGCAGGGTGCAGCCTTGGCGGTTGGTCCTTGTGAGATTGTGACGGTTGGGTTTAAGCTGTAA